In one Lolium rigidum isolate FL_2022 chromosome 3, APGP_CSIRO_Lrig_0.1, whole genome shotgun sequence genomic region, the following are encoded:
- the LOC124697777 gene encoding blue copper protein-like — protein MHRKGGSAVIAVVLALAGMAATSSAAVYKVGGASGWTILGNVNYTDWAGKNTFHVGDIIEFKYPQGIHNVLEVKKADYNSCTNSTPIATHTSGDDKVTIKSPGHRFFICGVPSHCAAGQKLNVRVLKTQRPRSSDAPSPAPAASASAPAPAAASPRADGQTASTPPAASGTTSDGGATTSAPAPNANGAGIVSAGYPAFAALAVAVSMTMLQY, from the exons ATGCACCGCAAGGGAGGCAGCGCGGTGATAGCCGTGGTGCTGGCGCTGGCCGGCATGGCGGCAACCTCGTCGGCGGCTGTCTACAAGGTTGGCGGCGCCTCCGGGTGGACAATCCTCGGCAATGTCAACTACACCGACTGGGCTGGGAAGAACACCTTCCATGTGGGAGATATCATAG AGTTCAAGTACCCGCAGGGCATCCACAATGTGCTGGAGGTGAAGAAGGCAGACTACAACAGCTGCACCAACTCGACGCCCATTGCCACGCACACCTCCGGCGACGACAAGGTCACCATCAAGAGCCCCGGCCACCGCTTCTTCATATGCGGCGTGCCGAGCCACTGCGCCGCCGGCCAGAAGCTCAACGTCCGCGTGCTCAAGACGCAGCGGCCGCGCTCCTCTGACGCCCCTTCCCCGGCGCCCGCCGCGTCCGCCTCTGCGCCGGCGCCAGCAGCGGCTTCCCCGCGCGCGGACGGCCAGACAGCCTCGACGCCCCCCGCCGCGTCGGGGACAACGTCGGACGGAGGGGCCACGACGAGCGCGCCCGCGCCGAACGCCAACGGCGCCGGCATCGTCAGCGCAGGGTACCCGGCTTTTGCGGCATTGGCCGTGGCCGTGTCCATGACGATGTTACAGTACTAG